One genomic window of Solanum stenotomum isolate F172 chromosome 9, ASM1918654v1, whole genome shotgun sequence includes the following:
- the LOC125875931 gene encoding actin-related protein 2/3 complex subunit 3: MVYHSSFVDEEGISKACGCPLLPLKSHIRGPAPVSEQDTTDIVDEAITFFRANVFFKNFDIKSSSDKLLIYLTLYINIALKRLEGCRTLAEGTKAIINLGLENVPVPGEAGFPFPGLFSPAQSQKEAELFRNYLKQIREETSGRLLSVAYRPNGTPNKWWSAFSKRKFMNMVLP; the protein is encoded by the exons TGATGAGGAAGGAATTAGTAAAGCTTGTGGATGCCCTTTATTACCTCTGAAAAGCCATATAAGGGGACCTGCCCCAGTTTCAGAACAAG ATACAACTGATATTGTCGATGAAGCAATCACATTCTTCCGAGCAAATGTCTTCTTCAAAAACTTTGATATTAAAAGCTCATCTGACAAGCTACTTATCTATTTGACATTGTATATCAATATCGCTTTAAAGAGGCTTGAAGGCTGCCGAACTTTAGCTGAAGGAACCAAGGCAATCATCAACCTAGGTCTGGAAAATGTTCCTGTACCTGGAGAGGCAGGTTTCCCATTCCCAGGCTTATTTTCTCCAGCCCAATCTCAAAAAGAAGCAG AACTATTCAGGAATTATCTGAAGCAAATAAGGGAGGAAACTAGCGGGAGATTATTAAGTGTTGCTTATCGGCCTAACGGAACACCTAACAAATGGTGGTCAGCATTTTCCAAGAGAAAGTTTATGAACATGGTTCTTCCTTGA